Proteins found in one Oncorhynchus tshawytscha isolate Ot180627B linkage group LG25, Otsh_v2.0, whole genome shotgun sequence genomic segment:
- the LOC112224716 gene encoding myosin-7, translating into MGDMVMEEFGAAAPFLRKPDKERMECQTRPFDIKRECYVPDPEVEYVKGTITTRDGDKITVNTEFGKTVVVKEIDCHPQNPPKFDKIEDMAMFTFLHEPAVLFNLKERYAAWMIYTYSGLFCVTVNPYKWLPVYDQSVVNAYRGKKRTEAPPHVFSVSDNAYQYMLSDRENQSVLITGESGAGKTVNTKRVIQYFASIAAVAGKKSAAEEKKGTLEDQIIQANPALEAFGNAKTIRNDNSSRFGKFIRIHFGVTGKLSSADIETYLLEKSRVTFQLKAERDYHIFYQILSQKKPELLEMLLITSNPYDYAFISQGEIKVTSIDDSDELMATDDAFNVLGFSQEEINGIYKLTGAIMHYGNMKFKNKQREEQAESDGTEDVDKVAYLMCLNSADLVKGLCHPRVKVGNEWVTKGQSVDQVYYSIGALSKKIYENMFLWMVIRINLTLDTKNARQHYIGVLDIAGFEIFDFNTFEQLCINFTNEKLQQFFNHHMFVLEQEEYKKEGIVWEFIDFGMDLAACIDLIERPMGIMSILEEECMFPKASDSTFKAKLYDTHLGKNACFQKPKIVKGRPEAHFSLVHYAGTVDYNIGNWLVKNKDPLNETVVGLFQKSSLKFLSNLFASYAGAEGGEDKAAGGKKKKGSSFQTVSALHRENLGKLMTNLRSTHPHFVRCLIPNETKTPGAMENPLVMHQLRCNGVLEGIRICRKGFPNRILYADFKQRYRILNPNAIPEGQFIDNVKAAEKLLGSLDIDHTQYRLGHTKVFFKAGLLGTLEEMRDDRLALIITGMQARARGLLARIEFQKIVDRRDALLVIQWNIRAFMGVKNWPWMKMFFKIKPLLVSAETEKEMANMKEEFLKLKELFAKTDARRKELEEKMVSLLQEKNDLQMAVLSSEDTLGDAEERCEGLIKNKIQLEAKAKELTERLEDEEEMNSELTAKKRKLEDECSELKKDIDDLELTLAKVEKEKHATENKVKNLTEEMAALDEIIAKLTKEKKALQEAHQQTLDDLQSEEDKVNTLTKAKAKLEQQVDDLEGSLEQEKKVRMDLERAKRKLEGDLKLTQESLMDLENDKQQMEERMKKKDFEMSQLSSKIEDEQAMSAQLQKKLKELQARIEELEEELEAERAARAKVEKQRADLARELEEISERLEEAGGATASQIEMNKKREAEFQKVRRDLEEATLQHEATAATLRKKNADSVADLGEQIDNLQRVKQKLEKEKSELRLELDDVVSNMEQIVKTKTNLEKMCRTLEDQMSEYRTKAEEGQRSINDFTMQKAKLQTENGELARQLEEKDSLVSQLTRGKQSNVQQIEDLKRQLEEEVKAKNALAHAVQSARHDSDLLREQYEEEQEAKAELQRGMSKANAEVAQWRTKYETDAIQKTEELEEAKKKLAQRLQDAEEAVEAVNAKCSSLEKTKHRLQNEIEDLMVDVERSNAAAAALDKKQRNFDKVLAEWKQKFEESQTELESSQKEARSLSTELFKLKNSYEESLDHLETMKRENKNLQEEISDLTEQLGEGGKSIHELEKVRKQLEQEKAEIQTALEEAEGSLEHEEGKILRAQLEYNQVKADIERKLVEKDEEMEMNKRNQQRVVDTLQSSLESETRSRNEALRLKKKMEGDLNEMEIQLSQANRQAGEAQKQLKGLHAHLKDSQLQLDDALRGGDDLKENIAIVERRNNLMQAELDELRAMVEQTERGRKLAEQELLDVSERVQLLHSQNTSLLSQKKKLEGDTSQLQNEVEEAVQECRNAEEKAKKAITDAAMMAEELKKEQDTSSHLERMKKNMEQTIKDLQHRLDEAEQIAMKGGKKQIQKLEARVRELETEVESEQRRSGDSVKGVRKYERRIKELTYQTEEDRKNLSRLQDLVDKLQLKVKSFKRTAEEAEEQANSNLGKFRKIQHELDEAEERADIAESQVNKMRAKSRDVGSKKGKDEE; encoded by the exons ATGGGGGACATGGTTATGGAGGAGTTCGGGGCAGCAGCTCCCTTTCTGCGTAAACCAGACAAGGAGAGGATGGAATGCCAGACTAGACCCTTTGACATAAAAAGGGAGTGCTATGTGCCTGACCCTGAGGTTGAGTACGTCAAGGGCACAATCACCACCAGAGATGGGGACAAAATCACAGTTAACACGGAGTTCGGGAAG ACTGTTGTCGTGAAGGAGATTGACTGCCACCCCCAGAACCCGCCAAAGTTTGATAAAATTGAGGACATGGCGATGTTCACCTTCTTGCACGAGCCCGCTGTGCTGTTTAACCTCAAAGAGCGTTACGCAGCCTGGATGATCTAC ACCTACTCAGGGCTGTTCTGTGTCACTGTCAACCCCTACAAGTGGCTGCCGGTGTACGATCAGTCTGTTGTCAATGCTTACAGAGGCAAGAAGAGGACTGAAGCTCCTCCTCATGTGTTCTCCGTCTCTGACAACGCCTACCAGTACATGCTATCAG ACAGGGAAAACCAGTCTGTCCTCATCAC TGGAGAATCTGGTGCTGGAAAGACTGTGAACACCAAGAGAGTCATTCAGTACTTCGCCAGCATTGCTGCTGTTGCTGGGAAGAAAAGTGCAGCTGAAGAAAAAAAG GGGACTCTGGAGGATCAAATCATCCAGGCCAATCCTGCACTGGAGGCGTTTGGTAATGCCAAGACCATCAGGAATGACAACTCCTCCCGATTC GGTAAATTTATCCGaattcattttggagtcactggGAAACTCTCCTCTGCTGACATTGAGACTT ATCTTCTGGAGAAGTCACGTGTCACTTTCCAGCTCAAGGCTGAGAGAGACTACCACATCTTCTACCAGATCCTGTCCCAAAAGAAACCAGAACTGCTAG AGATGCTCCTCATCACCAGCAATCCCTATGACTACGCCTTCATCTCCCAAGGAGAGATTAAAGTAACTTCCATTGATGATTCTGATGAGCTAATGGCTACTGAT GATGCCTTTAATGTGCTGGGCTTCTCTCAAGAAGAGATTAATGGCATTTACAAGCTGACTGGGGCCATAATGCACTACGGCAACATGAAGTTTAAGAACAAGCAGAGGGAGGAGCAAGCAGAATCTGATGGCACTGAGG ATGTTGACAAAGTCGCATATCTGATGTGCCTGAACTCTGCGGACCTAGTCAAGGGGCTGTGTCACCCAAGGGTCAAAGTAGGAAATGAATGGGTCACCAAAGGTCAGAGTGTCGACCAG GTGTACTACTCTATTGGTGCACTGTCAAAGAAAATTTACGAGAACATGTTCCTCTGGATGGTGATAAGAATCAACCTTACTCTGGACACCAAGAACGCTCGGCAGCATTACATTGGTGTGCTGGACATTGCAGGCTTTGAGATCTTTGAT TTCAACACCTTCGAGCAGCTGTGCATCAACTTCACCAATGAGAAGCTGCAGCAGTTCTTCAACCACCACATGTTCGTGCTGGAGCAGGAAGAGTATAAGAAAGAGGGCATCGTCTGGGAGTTCATTGACTTCGGCATGGACTTGGCTGCCTGCATTGACCTCATTGAAAGG CCCATGGGTATCATGTCCATCCTTGAAGAGGAGTGCATGTTCCCCAAGGCCAGTGATTCTACATTCAAGGCGAAGCTGTATGACACCCATCTGGGGAAAAACGCATGTTTCCAGAAGCCCAAGATTGTCAAGGGAAGACCGGAGGCACATTTCTCCCTGGTTCACTATGCTGGCACTGTTGACTACAACATCGGTAACTGGCTGGTGAAGAACAAGGACCCGCTGAATGAGACTGTGGTCGGACTGTTCCAGAAGTCAAGTCTTAAGTTCTTGTCCAATCTCTTTGCAAGCTATGCTGGTGCAGAAGGAG GTGAAGACAAAGCGGCTGGAGGAAAGAAGAAGAAAGGCTCTTCCTTCCAGACGGTGTCTGCACTGCACAGG GAGAACTTGGGTAAACTCATGACCAACCTGAGGTCTACTCACCCTCACTTTGTGCGTTGCCTCATCCCCAACGAGACCAAGACTCCTGGGGCCATGGAGAATCCTCTGGTCATGCACCAGCTGCGTTGTAACGGTGTGCTGGAAGGCATCAGGATCTGCAGAAAGGGCTTCCCCAACAGGATCCTGTACGCTGACTTCAAACAAAG ATACCGCATCCTCAATCCAAATGCCATCCCTGAGGGTCAGTTCATTGACAACGTGAAGGCAGCAGAAAAACTGCTGGGCTCTCTGGACATTGACCACACCCAGTACAGATTAGGACACACTAAG GTGTTCTTCAAGGCTGGTCTCCTGGGTACCCTTGAGGAGATGAGAGATGACCGTCTCGCTCTCATCATCACCGGCATGCAGGCCAGAGCACGTGGTCTACTTGCCAGGATTGAGTTCCAGAAAATTGTTGACCGCAG GGACGCCTTGCTTGTGATCCAATGGAACATTCGTGCCTTCATGGGCGTCAAGAATTGGCCCTGGATGAAGATGTTCTTTAAGATCAAACCTCTGCTGGTTTCAgcagagactgagaaagagatgGCCAACATGAAGGAAGAATTCCTGAAGCTTAAAGAGCTTTTTGCTAAAACGGACGCCCGTAGAAAGGAGCTGGAAGAGAAGATGGTCTCCCTTCTCCAAGAGAAGAACGACCTGCAAATGGCAGTCCTGTCT TCAGAAGACACTCTAGGTGACGCTGAAGAGAGATGTGAGGGGCTGATCAAGAATAAGATCCAGCTCGAGGCCAAAGCCAAAGAGCTTACCGAGAggctggaggatgaggaggagatgaattCAGAGCTGACTGCTAAGAAGAGGAAGCTGGAGGATGAGTGCTCAGAACTCAAGAAGGACATTGATGATCTGGAGCTCACTCTGGCTAAAGTGGAGAAGGAGAAACACGCCACAGAGAACAAG GTCAAAAACCTGACTGAGGAGATGGCAGCTCTGGACGAAATCATTGCCAAGCTGACCAAGGAGAAGAAGGCTCTGCAGGAGGCTCATCAGCAAACGCTGGATGACCTGCAGAGTGAGGAGGACAAGGTCAACACGCTGACCAAGGCCAAAGCCAAACTGGAACAGCAAGTTGATGAC CTTGAAGGCTCTCTGGAGCAAGAGAAGAAGGTGAGGATGGACCTTGAGAGAGCCAAGAGAAAGCTGGAGGGAGATTTGAAGTTGACCCAGGAGAGCCTAATGGACCTGGAGAACGACAAGCagcagatggaggagaggatgaagaa GAAGGACTTTGAGATGAGCCAACTCAGCAGCAAGATTGAGGATGAGCAGGCAATGAGTGCTCAGCTTCAGAAGAAACTGAAGGAGTTGCAG GCCCGCATTGAGGAGCTGGAGGAAGAGCTGGAGGCCGAGAGAGCTGCCCGTGCCAAGGTGGAGAAACAGAGGGCAGACTTGGCCAGAGAGCTGGAAGAGATCAGCGAGAGGCTGGAGGAGGCTGGAGGAGCCACTGCTTCCCAGATTGAGATGAACAAGAAAAGGGAGGCTGAGTTCCAGAAGGTGCGTAGAGACCTTGAAGAGGCTACCCTGCAGCACGAGGCTACAGCTGCCACTCTGAGGAAGAAAAATGCTGACAGTGTGGCTGACCTGGGAGAGCAGATTGACAACCTTCAGAGAGTGAAGCAGaagctggagaaggagaagagtgaGCTCAGGCTGGAGCTGGATGACGTGGTCTCCAACATGGAGCAGATTGTCAAGACTAAG acAAACTTGGAGAAAATGTGCCGCACTCTAGAGGACCAGATGAGTGAATACAGGACGAAAGCTGAGGAAGGACAGCGATCCATCAATGATTTCACCATGCAGAAAGCAAAGCTTCAAACTGAGAACG GTGAACTTGCCAGACAACTGGAGGAGAAGGACTCTCTGGTCTCCCAACTGACCAGGGGTAAGCAGTCCAATGTTCAGCAGATTGAAGACCTCAAGAGACAACTGGAGGAGGAAGTCAAG GCAAAGAACGCACTCGCCCACGCAGTGCAGTCTGCTCGCCATGACTCGGACCTGCTGAGGGAGCAGtatgaggaggagcaggaggccaAGGCTGAGCTGCAGCGCGGCATGTCCAAGGCTAATGCTGAAGTGGCTCAGTGGAGAACCAAGTATGAAACTGATGCCATCCAGAAGACTGAGGAGCTTGAAGAGGCAAA GAAAAAGCTGGCTCAGCGTCTGCAGGATGCAGAGGAAGCTGTGGAAGCTGTTAACGCTAAATGCTCCTCCCTGGAGAAGACTAAGCACAGACTCCAGAATGAGATTGAAGATCTCATGGTGGATGTGGAGAGATCCAATGCGGCTGCTGCCGCTCTGGACAAGAAGCAGAGGAACTTCGACAAG GtcctggctgaatggaagcagaaGTTTGAGGAGTCTCAGACTGAGCTGGAGAGCTCCCAGAAAGAGGCCAGATCTCTCAGCACTGAGCTCTTCAAACTCAAGAACTCTTATGAGGAGTCTCTGGATCATCTGGAGAccatgaagagagagaacaagaacctACAAG AGGAAATTTCTGATCTGACTGAGCAACTTGGTGAGGGAGGAAAAAGCATCCATGAGCTGGAGAAGGTCCGTAAACAGCTGGAGCAGGAGAAGGCTGAGATACAGACTGCACTAGAGGAAGCTGAG GGCTCCCTCGAGCACGAGGAGGGCAAGATCCTGAGAGCACAGCTGGAGTACAACCAGGTCAAAGCTGACATTGAGCGCAAACTGGTGgagaaggatgaggagatggagatgaATAAGAGGAACCAGCAGAGAGTGGTGGATACCCTGCAGAGCTCCCTGGAGTCAGAGACTCGCAGCAGGAATGAAGCTCTCAggctgaagaagaagatggagggagatctCAATGAGATGGAGATCCAGCTCAGCCAGGCTAACAGGCAGGCAGGAGAGGCCCAGAAGCAACTTAAGGGTCTTCATGCCCATCTGAAG GATTCTCAACTGCAGCTGGATGATGCTCTACGTGGTGGTGATGACCTGAAGGAGAACATTGCCATTGTGGAGAGACGCAACAACCTGATGCAGGCTGAACTGGACGAGCTGAGAGCCATGGTTGAGCAGACTGAGAGAGGCCGCAAACTGGCCGAGCAGGAACTGCTGGATGTTAGTGAGAGAGTTCAGCTACTGCACTCTCAG AACACCAGTCTGTTGAGCCAGAAGAAGAAGCTAGAGGGCGACACATCCCAGCTTCAGAATGAAGTGGAGGAGGCCGTGCAGGAGTGCAGAAACGCTGAGGAGAAGGCCAAGAAGGCCATTACTGATGCTGCCATGATGGCAGAGGAGCTGAAGAAGGAGCAGGACACCAGTTCTCACCTGGAGCGCATGAAAAAGAACATGGAGCAGACCATCAAGGACCTGCAGCACCGCCTGGATGAAGCTGAACAAATCGCCATGAAGGGAGGCAAGAAGCAGATCCAGAAGCTGGAGGCCAGA